The nucleotide sequence AGTACGGCATCGAAATTGGTAAGGTCGAGTTTCTGTAAATCTTCGATTACGGCAACCGTATTATTTCCCCCGACACCGACCACCAAGGGCAATCTGCCTGCGTTGGCAATGGTTACGGTATCGATTACCAACTGCTTTTCTTCTTTGGTCAGTGTAACCGATTCACCGGTAGTACCCAATACTACCAAATAGTCAACGCCACCGTCCACACAATAGTTCACGATACGATGTAACGCATCTACGTCTACCGAAAAATCTGTTTTGAACGGAGTGATCAACGCCACACCTGTACCAATCAATTGCTTCATTATTCAATTTCGTTTAATACGCCAAGGTATTTTTTAAGCTCCGATTTAAACGTCTTAAAATCTTTCAATGGCGAATCCATTATCAAATCATTGTACATGAGATCCACATCTTTAAAACCTACACGAAATCGGGCCCTTGTTTTTACGCTCATCAACTGTAGCAATAAATTATCACTGGTATAATAGTTTACGAGCAAATCGTACTCCCTACTTAAAAATTCAAGGGCATAACTGTTTTCTATGGCCCCGCCCCACCCAAGATCCTTATCGGAAAACACTGGGGTTGAATATGGCGAATTCTTGTCGTAATAACTTTTATAACCAATAATCTTTACCGCATTCGGCCGTAAATTATAATCTTCAACGAAACCATAAAACTGGTTCGCATCATCAAAGCTGTCTAGGTCCACGATACACCCTACCGAAGTAATACCTCTACTTCTTTCGATTATAGGCGGGTCTTTGGCCAGCTCCTGTTTTAAAAATTTAACGCCCGATTTGTATTTGAACTTATCTTTTATTCCCTTAAACATGTACTTTTACATTTTGTAACCATTCTGGTATGCAAAATCTGGAATGGGTTCTACAAATGTAAAGAATCTCCACGCATAATATGGCGCTAAGATAAAACGAAATATGGTTTTAAAAATAAAACATTTTGTTGTATTTGCAACATTCGCGATTTTCTACTCTTGTGGCGAACAACAACCCACACTTAAAAGTATTGAAGGAAAACAGCTTGTCATAGACAGTTCCCTGACCTCCAAGGCATCTATCGAGTCTTTTGTAAAGCCCTATCGCGAAAGGGTTGACCAAG is from Zobellia galactanivorans and encodes:
- a CDS encoding DUF6913 domain-containing protein, whose protein sequence is MFKGIKDKFKYKSGVKFLKQELAKDPPIIERSRGITSVGCIVDLDSFDDANQFYGFVEDYNLRPNAVKIIGYKSYYDKNSPYSTPVFSDKDLGWGGAIENSYALEFLSREYDLLVNYYTSDNLLLQLMSVKTRARFRVGFKDVDLMYNDLIMDSPLKDFKTFKSELKKYLGVLNEIE